A single genomic interval of Variovorax sp. PMC12 harbors:
- a CDS encoding succinylglutamate desuccinylase/aspartoacylase domain-containing protein, whose protein sequence is MSTFELLPPDISAWRAGNTGTEGVWHFDSGQAGHRVMISALVHGNEVCGAWAIKGLLDAAVRPQRGSLTLAFCNLEAFDGFDPADTDASRFVDEDLNRQWSVDRLEAGGTRERRRAAALQPHVAQADWLLDLHSMHEPSAPLTLTGMQPRNLALARQLRSPEHIVIDAGHKDGVRMRDFGRFGAPDADPLSDALALLVECGFHGDPASRTVAQDQCARFLRAAGTLDDAAIARALPGWLQADAPRQWALDVTGPVVARGDDFHFARPFTGLEVIAQAGTVIGWNEGEPVTTPYDDCVLVMPSTRQARPGVTVVRYARRRPL, encoded by the coding sequence GTGTCCACATTCGAACTTCTTCCACCTGATATTTCCGCCTGGCGCGCCGGCAACACCGGCACCGAAGGCGTCTGGCATTTCGACTCCGGCCAGGCCGGGCACCGCGTGATGATCAGCGCGCTGGTGCACGGCAACGAGGTATGCGGCGCCTGGGCGATCAAGGGGCTGCTGGACGCGGCCGTGCGTCCGCAGCGCGGCAGCCTGACGCTGGCTTTTTGCAACCTGGAGGCCTTCGACGGTTTCGATCCGGCAGATACCGACGCCTCGCGTTTCGTGGACGAGGACCTCAACCGCCAGTGGTCCGTCGATCGCCTGGAGGCGGGCGGCACACGCGAGCGCCGCCGCGCCGCGGCTTTGCAGCCGCACGTGGCGCAGGCCGACTGGCTGCTCGACCTGCATTCGATGCACGAGCCGTCCGCACCGCTCACGCTCACCGGCATGCAGCCGCGCAACCTCGCGCTGGCGCGGCAGTTGCGCAGCCCCGAGCACATCGTGATCGACGCGGGCCACAAGGACGGCGTGCGCATGCGCGATTTCGGCCGCTTCGGCGCGCCCGACGCCGACCCGCTCAGCGATGCACTGGCGCTGCTGGTCGAGTGCGGTTTCCATGGGGACCCGGCCAGCCGCACCGTGGCGCAGGACCAATGCGCCCGCTTCCTGCGCGCTGCGGGCACGCTCGACGATGCGGCCATCGCGCGGGCCCTGCCCGGCTGGCTGCAGGCCGATGCGCCGCGCCAGTGGGCGCTGGACGTCACCGGGCCGGTGGTCGCGCGCGGCGATGACTTCCACTTCGCCCGCCCGTTCACCGGCCTGGAGGTGATCGCCCAGGCGGGCACCGTGATCGGCTGGAACGAGGGCGAGCCCGTGACCACGCCGTATGACGACTGCGTGCTCGTCATGCCGTCGACCCGCCAGGCCCGGCCCGGCGTGACGGTGGTCCGGTACGCGCGCCGCAGGCCGCTTTGA